From the Helicobacter pylori genome, one window contains:
- the pssA gene encoding CDP-diacylglycerol--serine O-phosphatidyltransferase, whose product MPINPLYLFPNLFTASSIFLGMMSIFYASSYQFVMACWLVVASLILDGLDGRVARLTNTTSKFGIEFDSLADVVAFGVAPSLITYFYVGYNFGRIGMAVSALFVIFGAIRLARFNISTNTSDPYSFIGIPIPAAAVLVVLCVLLDNKYHFLEGNTEKLFLGFIVLLGVLMVSNIRYPNFKKVKWNLKLFILVLIFLSLVFVRPLEALSVFMGLYLIYGIIRWIFLMVKIIFNKNKSA is encoded by the coding sequence ATGCCTATTAACCCTCTCTATCTTTTCCCCAATCTTTTCACCGCTAGCAGTATTTTTTTAGGCATGATGAGTATTTTTTACGCTTCCAGTTATCAATTTGTCATGGCGTGTTGGTTAGTGGTAGCGAGCCTTATTTTAGACGGGCTTGATGGGCGTGTCGCAAGGCTTACCAATACCACTAGCAAATTTGGTATTGAATTTGACTCTTTAGCTGATGTGGTCGCTTTTGGAGTCGCCCCAAGCCTTATCACTTACTTTTATGTGGGGTATAATTTTGGGCGTATAGGCATGGCGGTGAGCGCGTTGTTTGTGATTTTTGGAGCGATACGATTAGCGCGATTCAATATCAGCACCAACACAAGCGATCCCTATTCTTTCATCGGTATCCCCATTCCTGCGGCGGCGGTATTGGTGGTGCTTTGCGTGTTATTAGATAATAAATACCATTTTTTAGAAGGCAATACGGAAAAGTTATTTTTAGGCTTTATTGTCTTATTAGGGGTGCTTATGGTGAGCAATATCCGCTACCCTAATTTTAAAAAAGTCAAGTGGAATCTCAAGCTTTTCATCTTAGTGTTGATTTTTTTATCGTTAGTGTTTGTGCGCCCTTTAGAGGCTTTGAGCGTGTTTATGGGGCTGTATTTGATTTATGGCATCATTCGGTGGATCTTTTTAATGGTAAAAATTATTTTTAATAAAAATAAAAGCGCATGA